In Erpetoichthys calabaricus chromosome 11, fErpCal1.3, whole genome shotgun sequence, the DNA window CGATCACAGTCACACTATAAGCGCCTgtcattgatgggtgatgcaaggaacattataaatgcagggaacagtattacttggccactaacctggccacgaccctgcctgtgtataggagagtggtagatcccgctacaataaatgcgctgttcctgtttcaagctgaataaagctggttttgctaaagtactgagactcagcctcgtgttttggggtgaaaGACAATGACTCATGCGTCACAATATTCTTGTCAAGTTGTCACAGCCTGTTTCCCAAAATGTCTTGAGTCATCCAAGCTCGCTTGTTTGCTTTATACTTGCTGGGAAGGAATGTAACATGCTTAAAACACCCAGGATTGGTCGACTTGCCAATGATGAGAGGAATACCTTTGTGGCTGCCAGATGAAGCAAAGTACTGTAGAGCTGTCAacctttgtttagatttttttcctcctCGGCATGAATCACCTTTGAGTGCTAAAGTGCGATGCGGTAGCAGGTGGTAGAAGATTCCAATCTCATCAACATTGTAGATGTCTTCAGGCTCATAAGCTGAAGTGATTTTCATGATTTCACCTGCAATCCATTTGCTTGCTTTCTCAATTGGAACTGCAGGTTCTTCTCCACAGATTGCTTTGGCTGCAATTCCAAAACGATCCTGAAAGCGAATTAGCCAACCCCAGCTGGCAGTAAAATTTTCGTGGCCCATGAAGATAGACagtgattttgcttttttcttgaatgagtggcccACTAATGGGAATGTTTCTTAAACaggcatcactgaaccacataaaaactgctttttcaagtTTGCATATGTTTGCGCTGAGGCCCaaggtttgcaacccgagatttttcttctatttttgctcggtctttcaagaaagttgacagtgtcgatagcgaaattccgaattcactggcaacgtgtTTTTTCTTTCTACCGGAATCGAGAGagcttttttctaatatgaactgttgccgttttttcatgtctgccatttctataggaaggtgacaatgagttaaattccaatggatgtttttcaaatgttgatgaacaataagcaaaaggtattacTAAAAACCTCAGAAAACatacacagcaaaaaaacagtatgaggaaagttcaaagaaagagaaaaatttataatgtttcttttcGCACAATATTGTGCACAAtagagctgcgaccacagaactaactgctctgtggatgattcattcagggaTTTCAAgatcttttgggcacttcgttgtaatgaaagtatctgctgaatgtacttcgtaataacgagatttctatagattctgtcttatggggaaactgtcaggaccgtaaaaatactttgttgtaatgaaaacttTGTTacgatattcgttgtaatggaatttgacctgtatatatatatgtatgtgtatatatatatatatatatgtgtgtgtatatatatatgtatatatattgtggcgagcaGCTGGGGGCGGTACACCCAAAAGGACCGAAGGggggattacgcctcctctggaccatgagggggtgaccgctctggtggctatggggaccacaggaaaggagcatggaagctcaaccccataggggcccgtggtcaccaccagggggctcccaaatgcctggagagccctggtcctcagcacttctgccacacctggaagtgctgggggggcaAAGACCAgaaacacccggagtgcttccgggtgcacagccggcacttccgccacaccagggtatataaaaggggccgcctccttccatTCAAGggttggagtcaggtggaagaggacggagctcagaggagaggagtggaggcggtcagaagagagagagagagagagaaagagaggcattcTTAAGAGGCCTGGATGAAGGGTAATTagtgctggggcactgggttgtgtgtgcatcattgtaaataatgtataataaatgtgtgttggtgcttgaaccatcggtgtctgcctgacTGTGGCCGGGCCgcataccacaatatatatatatatatatatatatatatatatatatatatatatatttatgctaAGGGTTGTCTATCTGTCATGCAAAAACTCACAAAACCCTATGCCCTGAACCTTAATCTTGGTCATAATCGACAGGTCATGCAGTGATACACGTCACATGACCCATTTGGGATACTTTGGTCATGAAATTGGGCTTTGAGTCCTTATGGCAAGCAACAATGTGGCTGTGTGCCGTAGAAGACAGAAgaagtacagcggtaagaaagaCAGACTTGTGCATGTCATAACTGACAGGAGATGCAAGGCAGCTATGGCTGAGAGGAACAGGACAGATGTGTGGGTTGAAATGCCAAAGATTCCCATAATATTAAAGGCTGTGGCCACAAACGACTCCATAAAACACATTGCACTGGCTATGCTGAGCATTTCTTATGAACAAAGAGTCCCAAAGTACATTAGACCCAAAGCCATTTCCAAAAATGACTACTAGTGGGGCAATTCCTGTCCAAACTCCTGACTAGACACAAAAGGGCCctatagaatctttataaaataaaaatgtattatttacaaaactgtttttCATTCACAATGAAGCCTCTTGGAGCACAAgggcaaaatggaattgcctgtaaAAAGAAGGCAATCCAAATCAAGCAAATCCCAAAACAGATTTCAATAGCAAAGTCAAAAGAGAGAGCAGaaagtcaaaaatccagtaatccaataaatcacagaagaacaataaacacaagtaaactcattGACTCCCTAGCACATTTTCAATGAACttccaggaactgtggaagaccctctggatttatagggcatAGGACAGTTTCTGGTGGTGAGCAAATCTtgagggaaccacccacaaaacacatggaacataacccaggcaaagaaaatacagcagatTGTTGACAACATTAACATAAGTAAATGgcacaacaaagaacaaaaaggacataaaacaagacTCTGTCAGCTGTGGGAtattgacactgatcaacaaagtgacatggcagaacaCTCTGATCATTAAAGAAAGTCATACACAAATGCACAAGAACTGTGACCTCACTTCAGCGTCAAGCCAAATGGACGAGATGTTTCACTAATGGCAAATGAATACAACCGGCAGGACCTGGCAGTACATACCAAAGCAAGAGGCCAACCTGGCAAACAACTCCATAATAGGAAAGTACGGTGATCGACACAGTGATGTGACAGAAAGAAAAATGGTGCTGGACCAGAGCTCTGAGTGTTTATCCTAGTAGTTTTTGAAATGTGTGAATTGAGTAAAGTTAGCAAGACTGGTCCAGTCATGGACTGCTGCCTTGATAAGCTGCTGCTCCCCATGATCTGAATACTGAATTACATGGTTTCAGTGAATGAATGAACTGTTGCACTGCTAGGGCTGTAGTAAAGTTGTGTCAGGGCAAAACTGCTGACGTGTGCAGCTGTGCTCACAGACACTTAAACAGCaatccattttcattttgattataCATCAGAGTTcactgaaaaagagaaaatgcagAGGCTAGCTACTCGTTTGAATTTTTTCCCCCATTCCTTTTATATAGGCTAACCGGCTGGGCACCACAAGCTGGATAAAATGGAAACTTTCAAAGTGCTTACTTATTAATAGGATTGCAAG includes these proteins:
- the LOC127529718 gene encoding LOW QUALITY PROTEIN: tigger transposable element-derived protein 6-like (The sequence of the model RefSeq protein was modified relative to this genomic sequence to represent the inferred CDS: inserted 2 bases in 1 codon; deleted 1 base in 1 codon), whose translation is MADMKKRQQFILEKSSLDSGRKKKHVASEFGISLSTLSTFLKDRAKIEEKSRVANLGPQRKHMQXLEKAVFMWFSDACLRNIPISGPLIKKKAKSLSIFMGHENFTASWGWLIRFQDRFGIAAKAICGEEPAVPIEKASKWIAGEIMKITSAYEPEDIYNVDEIGIFYHLLPHRTLALKGDSCRGGKKSKQRLTALQYFASSGSHKGIPLIIGKSTNPGCFKHVTFLPSKYKANKRAWMTQDILGNRLVQKPCNVKKKIRKILLLIDNCAYHSMLPHLDNVRIAFLPPNFTAVLQPLDLGTICTLKAYYHKEMLRKILVSITCRQEEMKINVKEAIEMIANAWTQVKEGS